CACACCGGGCTCGAGGTGGGTTTCGAGCAGGGCCTCGCCCTCGAGCGCGAGCTGCAGCAACAACTTTTTCAGAGCGAGGATGCCGGCGAGGGCATACGGGCCTACAACGACAAGCGCACCCCGCGCTTCACGGGGCGCTGACGTCAACCCGTGCCGGGGCGAATGGATCGAACGCTGAGCCGGACATGGATCCACCCCCGAGCAGGACCATGAGAAGGGAAACACTGTGAGCACCGAGACGCGCACGACCGCACCGCTGCGATTGCCGCCGCTCGACCTACACATCGGCGGCGCCTGGCGTCCCGCAGGCTCGGGACGGCGCTTCGCCACCATCAACCCGGCCTCGGGCAAACCCCTCTGCGAGGTGGCCGAGGCGGACGCAAAGGACGTGGACGCGGCGGTGCAGGCCGCGCGCGAGGCCCTCGCGGGCAAGTGGGGCCGCATGGCGGCGAGCGAGCGGGGCAAGCTGCTGTGGAAGCTCGGCGACCGCATCCTGGAGAACTTGGAAGATCTGGCGGCCCTCGAGAGCGCCGACACCGGCAAGCCCATCGCCGAAGCGCGCCTCATCGATGTGCCGCTCACCGCCGACTGCTTCCATTATTACGCCGGGCTCGCCACCAAGATCGAAGGCGCCACGGTCCCTGTCCGCGGTCCCTTCCTCTGTTACACCCTGCGCGAGCCCGTCGGCGTCATGGGGCTCATCACCCCATGGAACTTCCCGATGCTGCTCGCGGCGCGCAAACTCGCCGTCGCCCTCGCAGCGGGGAACGCCATCCTGCACAAGCCCGCCAGCGAGACGCCGCTTTCGGCGCTTCGCCTCGCCGAGCTCGCTCAGGAAGTGGGGTTCCCGCCCGGGACATGGAACACGATCCCCGGCCGCGGCTCGGTGGCCGGCGCGGCCATCGTGGAGCACCCCGGTGTCAGCGGCCTCGCCTTCACCGGTTCCACCGAGGTCGGACAACAGCTCATGCGCCAGGCGGCCGGGACGCTCAAGAAGCTGACCCTCGAGCTCGGCGGCAAGTCGCCGCACATCGTGCTCGCCGACGCCGACCTGGAGCAGGCCTCCAAGTTCGCCATGCTCGGCATCTTCTACAACGCCGGCGAGGTGTGCACCGCGGGCTCGCGGCTCTTCGTCGAGTCCGGCATCTACGACGCCTTCATGGAAAAGCTCGTGCAACGGAGTGCCAAGCTCGTCCCCGGCGACCCCGCCGATCCACAGACGCGTCTCGGTCCCCTGGCCTCGGCGCACCATCTCGAAACGGTGCAGCGCTACGTGGAAACGGGCAAGAAGGAGGGTGCGGCGCTCCTGCTTGGCGGCGCGCGCTCGGACGTCCCGAACCGCGACGGCTACTACTTCCAGCCCACCATCTTCGGCGGCGTGCACTCCGAGATGACCATCGCCCGCGAAGAGATCTTCGGCCCCGTGCTCGCGGCGCAGCGCTTCGACTCCATGGACGACCTCGTCACCCAGGCGAACGCCACGCCCTACGGTCTCGCCGCGGGCGTCTGGACGCGGGACGTGAAGAAGGCGCACAGCCTCGCCAGAGCCCTCAAGGCCGGCACCATCTGGGTCAACACCTACAACATGTTCGACACCGCGGCGCCCTACGGCGGCTACAAGGCGAGCGGCTTCGGCCGCGAGTCCGGTGTGGCTGCGCTCGAGTCGTACACGCAACTCAAGACCGTGTGGGTGGATCTCAAGGAGTGACCTTGACCCTCCCGCCGGTCTTCGATGCGCACCTGCACCTGCAGCCCTGGCACATGCTGCACCCAGCGGTGCACGAGCGGCTCTGGCACGGGCGCCCCGACGCCGAGACCATCCTCGCGATGGCCCGCGACCCCGGGCGCCTCCTCCGCTTCCTCGACGACGAGGGCATCGAGACCGCGGTGCTCGTCAACTACGTGAGCCCCGAGGTCATGGGCTTCACGGAGGAAGCGAACGCCTGGATCGTGCGCTACGTCCGCGGCCACGAGGACCGCCTGATCGCCGTGGGATCGGTGCACCCGCGCACGAGCCGGGACCCGGAGGGCGACGCCGAGCGGCTCGCTGCGGCGGGTATCCGCATGCTCAAGCTGCACCCGCCGCACCAACTCGTCCGCGCCAACGAATACCTGGATGGCCTCGAGTCGCAGCGCCGTATCTACGCTGCCGCCGCCGCCCTTGACCTGCCGCTCCTCGTCCACACCGGGACGTCGATCTTCCCCGGGGCGCGCAATCGCTACGCCGACCCGATGCCCCTCGACGACGTCGCCGTCGACTTCCCTTCCCTCCGCATCGTCCTCGCCCACGGCGGTCGGCCGCTCTACATGGACACCTGCTTCTTCCTCCTCCGCCGGCATGCGAACATATGGATGGACCTGAGCGGCATCCCGCCGCGGGCCCTCCTCGAGTACTTCCCCAAGCTGGAGAGCGTCGCCGCCAAGGTGCTCTGGGGCACCGACTGGCCCGCCCCCGGCGTACCGTCGCCGCGACGTAACGCCGAGGTTTTCTGGTCGCTGCCGCTCACCGAGGAAAGCAAGCGGCGCATCCTCCGCGACAATGCCCGCGCCTTCTTCCGGCTGGAGGCACGATGAAAGCGATTCTCATCTCGGCTCACGGTGGCCCAGATGCCCTCCAGCTCCGCGACCTGCCCCGCCCCGAGCCTGGTCCCGGCGAGGTGCTGGTGGAGCTGCACGCGGCCAGCATCAATCATCTGGACCTGTGGGTGCGGCGCGGTATCCCTGGGGTCCGCTATCCCTTGCCACTCATCCCCGGCTGCGACGGCGCCGGCGTGGTGGCCGAGGTCGGCCCAGGCGTCACCGACCTAGCTCTCGGCACGCGCGTCCTTCTGCAGCCAGGCATCGCCTGCGGTCATTGTGCCCAGTGCCTGGCTGGCGACGACAACCTCTGCCGCAGTTTCGGCATCCTCGGCGAGCACCGGCATGGCACGCAGGCCGAGTTCATCGTCGTCCCTAGGGTCAACGTCCTTCCCACGACGCTCGACTTCGAGGTGGCGGCGGCCTTCCCCCTCGTCTTCCTCACCGCCTGGCACATGGCGGCCTCCCGCGCCCGGATCCAACCGGGCGAGGACGTGCTCGTCCATGCCGGGGCGAGCGGCGTCGGTAGCGCCGCGATCCAAATCGTCCGCCTCCTCGGCGCCCGCGTCATCACCACGGTGGGCAGCCCGGAGAAGGCGGAGCGTGTCCGCGCCCTCGGCGCCGAGCACGTCGTTCTCTATCGCGAACGCGATTTCGCCGAAGCCATCCGGGACCTCACGGCGAAGCGCGGCGTCGACGTCATCCTCGACCACGTGGGCGCCGACACCTGGGAGCGCAACGTGCGCAGCCTCGCCCGCGGTGGCCGACTCGTCGTCTGCGGCTCGACCTCGGGCTACGAGGTCCCGACCAACCTGCGCTTCCTCTTCTTCAAGAACCTCTCCTTCCTGGGCTCGACCATGGGCAGCAAGGCCGAACTCGCCCGTATCCTCGGGCTCGTGGAGCACGGCGTGCTCCGCCCCATCGTGGACCGCGTCCTTCCCCTATCAGATGTCGCCCAGGCCCACGATCTCCTCGAACGCCGCCAGGTCGTCGGCAAGATCGTGCTGCGGGTCCACTAGCTCCCTCCCCCACTCTCTAGGAGAACGGTGAGAGGTCACGACCGCCTCCTACCGCCCACCATCTGAGCCTTTGGAGAACAGTGAGCGGTCACAAACACCTCCCACCGCCTACAACCGGAGCCCTTGGAGAACAGGGAGAGGTCACGACACCTCCCACCGCCTACAACCGGAGCCCTTGGAGAACAGTGAGAGGTCACGACCGCCTCCTACCGCCCACCACCTGAGCCTTTGGAGAACGGTGAGAGGTCACGACCGCCTCCTACCGCCCACCATCTGAGCCTTTGGAGAACGGTGAGAGGTCTCAGTGTCTCGCCCACCGGCCCACCGAACCTTCCGCCACCTTGGAGAACAGTGAGCGGTCACGACGCCTCTCGTTGCCTACCACTTGAGCCCTTGGAGAACAGTGAGCGGTCATCCGCCTCCCACCGGAGCCCTTGGAGAACATCGAGCGCTCATGGGTCACATCCCCGGCCTCCTTAAGGAAAGAAGCGTGCCGAATGGACATGGATTCAAATAACTCGAGATACGAGGGTTGGGAGGCGTGGGACTGTCAACGGGGGCGACAAATGCTGTGAACGAAGTTCACGATCGCTGGGCACGAGCATCGACCGTGCCGAACGAATGAACGGCGAAGACCTGAGCCTTCTACGAATTAGGAATGAATCTCGATCACGTCACGGTCTTGGAGCACGTGGTCGCGCTGCACCGTCTGACCATCGAAGCGGCTGCTGCCCCAGATGCGGGCAAACTTGAGGTTGGCGGCGATGTCGCGATGGATAACCTCGGCGAGGTCCATCACATTAGAGCCGCGGGGGACGACGAAGGGTTTCTCCAAATCCGGCTTGTGCCCTGGGGTCTTCGTGTACACGCGGACGACACGGAGCGAGTCGAAGAGGGTTCGACGCAGCGTCTCGAGCCCGGTCCCCGTCGTGGCGGAGACGACGTGCAGCGCCGAGGCAGGGATCTCCGCCCCGAGGAGACCTGGAAGCATCTCTCGGAGCAGCTCCAGTCTCTCCTCGGCCCCAGGCTGGTCGCACTGATTGGCGGCGACGAGGGTCTCGAGGCGCTCGTGCTCTTCGTCCCCTTCCTCCGCGGCGGCTGTGGTCGCTCCCTCCTCTTCGTCGCTCTCCGCGTCCACGGACAGCGGTACGAGTAGCGCCCGCTTTTCCACCAGGCGCCGGACCACGGTCTCCACATCCTCGAGAAGCGCGTCGCTCCCCAAGTCGGCGACGAGGAGGACGCGGTCCGCGCGCCGTACCATCTCCGGGAACCAGGCCTCCATGAACTCGGCACTCACGGCGGGCGTGTCCACCAGCTGCACATGAACATCCTCGAATGCCATCATGCCTGCTTGGGGCTCGATCGTCGTGAACGGATACGGCGCGATCTTCGGATGAGCAGCAGTCAGCGCCGCGAGCAAACTCGATTTCCCCGCGTTTGCCGGCCCGACGAGCACCACCTGTCCCGCGCCCTCGTGCGGGATATGCCCGGGGCTGCTGCGCCCGCCGCCCTTCCGACGGCTCTCGTTTTCGACCTCGTCCTGCAGACGTGACAACTTCCGTCGCAGCTCGGCGCGGATCTTCTCCGTGCCCTTGTGCTTCGGGATCACCGACATCATGTGTCGCAGGGCTTTCATCTTGTCGGCGGGTGAAGTCGCCTGCTTGAAGCGCTGCTCGGCTTCGAGATACTGCGGGGTCAGATTCGCGGGCACCGGGGCTCCTTTGAAGGCGGACGGCGAGCGTTCCACCACCGTCGGCTCATTGGTCCTTGGGCAATTCTACGCAATTTTCCTACGCATCGGCAGCGCTACCCAGGCCCGAGAGGGTCGCCGTCCACATTCCGACGATTCGACGACGCCGCTTTACCATACCCTTACCTTAAAGCCTTGCAGAGCCTTGCGCGGTTGCTACGCATCAGATGGTGAGCTATTCTGTTCACCAGCATCCGACCAAGGTTTCGTTGGATCTCCGCGCCCGCGCGACTTCGGCTCGCGCGCTAGAAGGTTCTGCCATCGGGAGGCTCGACATGCGGCACTCTTGGCCGGCTCGACTCCCCATTTTCCTCCTGCTCTGCGCCCAACCTGCCTTGGTCACGGCGACGGTCACCCGCTACCCCTACGTGCAGAAGCTCGGCCGGACGAGCGTCACGATCATGTGGCGGACGACGAACCAAGCGGCGCAGACCATCGAATACGGTGAAGGTACGAGCTACGATCATTCCTTCACCGAGAGCCAAGCGACGTCGAACCACGAGGTCACCCTGACCGGCCTCTTCCCGGGAGCAACGTACAACTACCGGCTTGTTGGCGAATCCCTGCCCGGTGCACCACCCTTCTTTTTCAGCACCGACCACGGACGGAGCACGGGCACCTTCAGCTTCTTCGTCACCGCCGATATCGGTGAGAACAACGCCACCACGGGGCACCAGGACGAGACCGCGGCAATGATCCTCTCCCAGTACCCGCGGCCCACCTTCGGCCTCCTGGCCGGGGACATCGTCTACCCCGACGGTGATGCCGCGGACTACAACGCCAATTTGATGACGCCCTGGCGCGGGGTCCTGGGCAACATGTGCGTCTGGCCGGCGCTCGGCAATCACGACTGGATGCGAAACCCGGAGACCAACTTCGTTCGCGAGTGGGCGCTGCCGAACAACGAGCATTACTACTCCTTCGACTACGGCAACGCCCACTTTATCGCTCTCGATTCCAAGAACGGCATCCTGCACGACAAGCCCGCGCAGCTCGCCTGGCTGAGGCAGGACCTGGAAGCTCACCGGGGTGTGCAGTGGACCTTCGTCTTCTTCCACCACCCCATGCTTACCTGCACGTACAAGGGACACGAACCCGATCTGGCGCAGTCGCTCATGCCGATTCTCGACGAGTTCAAGGTGGACGTCGTCTTCACCGGCCACGCGCACACCTACGAGCGTCTCTACCCCATCCACAACGGTGCTCCCATCGACATGGCGATGGACCCATACTACGTCAAGCCCCGCGGGGTGATCTATATCGTGAGCGGGGCTGGCGGCAAAATCGAGATGAATTCGCCCACGGTTTTTTGCGGGATCAACGCCTTCTTCCTCGACGAGCGGATTCTCTTCACGATGGTGCACGTCCTGAACGACGCCCTCATCATCTTCGCCATCGACAGCATCACCGGCCAGGTGCTGGATGGCATCAGCATCGTGAAGGAAAGCACCACCTCGGACGTCGCCTCGATGGCGCCGCGCCCGAGTTTGCTCCACAACGTACCGAACCCCTTCAACCCCTCCACGACCATCACTTTCGAGATCCCCGTGGAGTCCCTCGTCAACCTCGACGTGTACCGCGCCGATGGGCGTTGGATCACGAGCCTCGCCCATCAGGTGTACGGTCCTGGTATGCATCGGGTGCCATGGAACGGCCTCGATCAGCGTGGCGAGCTCCTGCCCTCCGGTACATACATCGCGAGACTCAAGGCGGGACACGTGG
This genomic window from Candidatus Krumholzibacteriia bacterium contains:
- a CDS encoding aldehyde dehydrogenase family protein — its product is MSTETRTTAPLRLPPLDLHIGGAWRPAGSGRRFATINPASGKPLCEVAEADAKDVDAAVQAAREALAGKWGRMAASERGKLLWKLGDRILENLEDLAALESADTGKPIAEARLIDVPLTADCFHYYAGLATKIEGATVPVRGPFLCYTLREPVGVMGLITPWNFPMLLAARKLAVALAAGNAILHKPASETPLSALRLAELAQEVGFPPGTWNTIPGRGSVAGAAIVEHPGVSGLAFTGSTEVGQQLMRQAAGTLKKLTLELGGKSPHIVLADADLEQASKFAMLGIFYNAGEVCTAGSRLFVESGIYDAFMEKLVQRSAKLVPGDPADPQTRLGPLASAHHLETVQRYVETGKKEGAALLLGGARSDVPNRDGYYFQPTIFGGVHSEMTIAREEIFGPVLAAQRFDSMDDLVTQANATPYGLAAGVWTRDVKKAHSLARALKAGTIWVNTYNMFDTAAPYGGYKASGFGRESGVAALESYTQLKTVWVDLKE
- a CDS encoding amidohydrolase family protein, which translates into the protein MTLPPVFDAHLHLQPWHMLHPAVHERLWHGRPDAETILAMARDPGRLLRFLDDEGIETAVLVNYVSPEVMGFTEEANAWIVRYVRGHEDRLIAVGSVHPRTSRDPEGDAERLAAAGIRMLKLHPPHQLVRANEYLDGLESQRRIYAAAAALDLPLLVHTGTSIFPGARNRYADPMPLDDVAVDFPSLRIVLAHGGRPLYMDTCFFLLRRHANIWMDLSGIPPRALLEYFPKLESVAAKVLWGTDWPAPGVPSPRRNAEVFWSLPLTEESKRRILRDNARAFFRLEAR
- a CDS encoding zinc-binding dehydrogenase; this encodes MKAILISAHGGPDALQLRDLPRPEPGPGEVLVELHAASINHLDLWVRRGIPGVRYPLPLIPGCDGAGVVAEVGPGVTDLALGTRVLLQPGIACGHCAQCLAGDDNLCRSFGILGEHRHGTQAEFIVVPRVNVLPTTLDFEVAAAFPLVFLTAWHMAASRARIQPGEDVLVHAGASGVGSAAIQIVRLLGARVITTVGSPEKAERVRALGAEHVVLYRERDFAEAIRDLTAKRGVDVILDHVGADTWERNVRSLARGGRLVVCGSTSGYEVPTNLRFLFFKNLSFLGSTMGSKAELARILGLVEHGVLRPIVDRVLPLSDVAQAHDLLERRQVVGKIVLRVH
- a CDS encoding GTPase gives rise to the protein MPANLTPQYLEAEQRFKQATSPADKMKALRHMMSVIPKHKGTEKIRAELRRKLSRLQDEVENESRRKGGGRSSPGHIPHEGAGQVVLVGPANAGKSSLLAALTAAHPKIAPYPFTTIEPQAGMMAFEDVHVQLVDTPAVSAEFMEAWFPEMVRRADRVLLVADLGSDALLEDVETVVRRLVEKRALLVPLSVDAESDEEEGATTAAAEEGDEEHERLETLVAANQCDQPGAEERLELLREMLPGLLGAEIPASALHVVSATTGTGLETLRRTLFDSLRVVRVYTKTPGHKPDLEKPFVVPRGSNVMDLAEVIHRDIAANLKFARIWGSSRFDGQTVQRDHVLQDRDVIEIHS
- a CDS encoding metallophosphoesterase family protein, which produces MRHSWPARLPIFLLLCAQPALVTATVTRYPYVQKLGRTSVTIMWRTTNQAAQTIEYGEGTSYDHSFTESQATSNHEVTLTGLFPGATYNYRLVGESLPGAPPFFFSTDHGRSTGTFSFFVTADIGENNATTGHQDETAAMILSQYPRPTFGLLAGDIVYPDGDAADYNANLMTPWRGVLGNMCVWPALGNHDWMRNPETNFVREWALPNNEHYYSFDYGNAHFIALDSKNGILHDKPAQLAWLRQDLEAHRGVQWTFVFFHHPMLTCTYKGHEPDLAQSLMPILDEFKVDVVFTGHAHTYERLYPIHNGAPIDMAMDPYYVKPRGVIYIVSGAGGKIEMNSPTVFCGINAFFLDERILFTMVHVLNDALIIFAIDSITGQVLDGISIVKESTTSDVASMAPRPSLLHNVPNPFNPSTTITFEIPVESLVNLDVYRADGRWITSLAHQVYGPGMHRVPWNGLDQRGELLPSGTYIARLKAGHVERTVKMTLLR